Proteins encoded in a region of the Peromyscus maniculatus bairdii isolate BWxNUB_F1_BW_parent chromosome 15, HU_Pman_BW_mat_3.1, whole genome shotgun sequence genome:
- the Gzma gene encoding granzyme A, producing MKNFCAPRVSSLATVFFLLLIPEGGCVRIIGGDTVVPHSRPYMALLRGKGICAGTLIAKDWVLTAAHCKLGKRSQVILGAHSIDKDEPEKQKLSIKKAFPYPCFDEDTHEGDLQLLQLNGKAAINKNVAILALPKKGGDVKPGTRCRVAGWGKFQNKSPPSSTLREVNITVIDRKICNDEKHYNFNPVIGLNMICAGNLHGGKDSCQGDSGSPLVCDGIFRGITAFGLKGKCGDPRGPGIYTSLSKKHLSWVIKTMKGTV from the exons ATGAAGAACTTCTGCGCTCCCCGGGTGTCTTCCCTTGCCACTGTCTTTTTTCTCCTGCTAATTCCTGAAG GTGGCTGTGTAAGAATCATTGGAGGAGATACAGTGGTTCCTCATTCAAGACCTTACATGGCCCTACTTAGAGGAAAAGGCATCTGTGCTGGCACTTTGATTGCAAAAGACTGGGTGTTGACTGCTGCCCATTGCAAGCT GGGGAAACGTTCTCAGGTCATCCTTGGAGCTCACTCAATAGACAAGGATGAGccagaaaaacagaaattatcCATTAAGAAAGCATTTCCCTACCCATGCTTTGACGAGGATACACATGAGGGTGATCTGCAACTTTTACAG TTAAATGGAAAAGCAGCCATTAACAAAAATGTGGCAATCCTTGCCCTGCCTAAAAAGGGAGGTGATGTGAAACCAGGAACCAGATGCCGTGTTGCAGGATGGGGGAAATTTCAGAATAAATCACCTCCCTCTTCTACTCTGAGGGAAGTCAACATTACTGTCATAGACAGAAAGATCTGCAATGACGAAAAACACTATAATTTTAATCCTGTAATTGGACTAAATATGATTTGTGCAGGAAACCTCCATGGTGGAAAGGACTCATGCCAA ggAGATTCTGGAAGCCCTCTGGTGTGTGATGGTATTTTCCGAGGCATCACAGCTTTTGGCCTTAAGGGGAAATGTGGCGATCCCCGTGGGCCTGGCATCTATACCTCTCTCTCAAAGAAACATCTCAGCTGGGTAATTAAGACTATGAAGGGCACCGTTTAG